A genomic region of Mesobacillus jeotgali contains the following coding sequences:
- a CDS encoding DegV family protein, with protein sequence MSVKIMADSACDLPLSFYEENDAILFPLKVHINGNEYEDLRTIQPKEVYDQIRAGNLPKTSQASPAGFKEVFTELAENKQDGIYIAFSSQLSGTYQTAVMIAEQVKEEYPDFNLSIIDTKCASLGYGLVVMEAARMARENFSKEKIVEAVQFHSQHMEHLFTVDDLDHLAKGGRVSKASAFVGGLLNIKPLLNVEDGKLVPLEKIRGKKKLLRRILEVMKERGVEFENQIIGISQADDLETATEMKNMIMEELHAKDVYITSIGAAVGSHTGPGTIAIFFLNKLPS encoded by the coding sequence ATGTCAGTAAAAATCATGGCTGACAGTGCATGTGATTTGCCATTGAGTTTTTATGAAGAAAATGATGCAATACTATTTCCGTTGAAGGTCCATATTAATGGCAATGAATATGAGGACCTACGAACAATACAGCCAAAAGAAGTGTACGATCAAATCCGCGCTGGCAACCTTCCAAAGACCTCACAGGCTTCTCCTGCTGGTTTTAAAGAAGTTTTCACGGAATTGGCCGAGAATAAGCAAGATGGAATATACATAGCTTTCTCTTCACAGCTGTCAGGAACATATCAGACAGCCGTCATGATTGCCGAGCAGGTTAAGGAGGAATACCCTGACTTCAACTTGTCGATCATCGATACAAAATGTGCATCCCTTGGATATGGACTGGTTGTTATGGAAGCAGCACGGATGGCGAGGGAGAACTTTTCAAAAGAAAAAATCGTTGAAGCTGTCCAATTTCACAGCCAGCATATGGAGCATTTATTCACAGTAGATGACCTTGACCATCTTGCCAAAGGTGGACGCGTTTCAAAAGCTTCAGCATTCGTAGGCGGCCTGTTGAATATTAAGCCGCTGCTTAATGTTGAGGATGGGAAACTGGTTCCGCTTGAAAAAATCCGCGGAAAGAAAAAACTTCTCCGCAGGATTTTGGAAGTAATGAAGGAACGAGGCGTGGAATTTGAAAATCAGATCATTGGCATCAGCCAGGCAGATGATCTTGAAACAGCGACTGAGATGAAGAATATGATAATGGAAGAACTTCATGCAAAGGATGTTTACATAACTTCCATCGGTGCTGCTGTCGGTTCCCATACAGGACCAGGTACGATAGCAATTTTCTTTTTAAACAAACTGCCATCATAA
- a CDS encoding YitT family protein produces the protein MVWLETKKIIIVVIGAFLNAMSLNFFLIPANVYASGFTGIAQLVSSILGEFAPFNISTGILLLLLNIPVTILGWMKVGKSFTLYSFISVLLSSFFLEIIPVKEVSSDILLNAVFGGVIAALGVGLTLKWGASTGGMDIIAMVLSRMNDRPVGTYFFTLNGIIIMTAGFVFGWENALYTLVALYVSTRLIDAIHTRHEKLTAMIVTKKSDELKQAIHDKLVRGITLLPAKGAFSGEQKEMLIIVVTRYELYDLEHIIKEVDPHAFTNIVETAGIFGFFRRE, from the coding sequence ATGGTCTGGTTGGAAACAAAAAAAATCATCATCGTGGTGATAGGGGCATTCTTGAATGCTATGTCGCTGAACTTCTTTTTAATACCGGCAAATGTTTACGCAAGCGGCTTTACCGGGATCGCACAGCTCGTTTCGAGCATACTTGGAGAATTTGCGCCATTTAATATTTCTACCGGGATTCTTCTACTGCTATTGAATATACCGGTAACAATCCTTGGCTGGATGAAAGTAGGGAAATCATTTACACTTTATAGTTTTATCTCCGTTCTGCTTTCATCATTCTTTCTAGAAATCATTCCGGTAAAAGAAGTATCGAGTGATATTCTGCTCAATGCCGTTTTTGGGGGAGTCATTGCAGCGTTAGGTGTTGGACTTACCTTAAAATGGGGGGCTTCCACAGGAGGAATGGATATTATTGCAATGGTCCTGTCACGAATGAATGATCGTCCGGTTGGTACATATTTCTTTACCTTGAATGGAATCATTATAATGACAGCTGGCTTTGTATTTGGATGGGAAAACGCTCTATATACTCTTGTCGCTTTGTATGTGTCCACACGGTTAATTGATGCCATCCATACACGCCATGAGAAACTGACGGCGATGATCGTTACGAAGAAGTCAGATGAATTAAAGCAGGCCATCCATGACAAACTTGTTCGCGGTATCACACTGCTGCCTGCCAAGGGAGCTTTTTCAGGAGAACAGAAAGAAATGCTTATCATTGTCGTGACAAGGTATGAATTGTATGACCTGGAACACATTATCAAGGAAGTCGATCCACATGCGTTCACTAATATTGTTGAGACAGCTGGGATCTTTGGTTTTTTCCGAAGGGAGTAA
- a CDS encoding BsuPI-related putative proteinase inhibitor, whose product MRKVTLLIILLLMAVAPVLAIGEEKQTPANLEYSFYIDPLAGPDKAEFEIVLQNQGNTELSFEFPTSQKYEITVFDANKKKVYQYSEGKSFTQAFETLTLKPQGKMKWMESWDYSTAGKRVPEGEYTVTAQLKATSINGKPVGDKKPLTDTKTMYIPGENPVFNGVVSEGNKGNYIIKGEARPINGKFFYTVEDGHNQLIPETEVAPGAKYPKWKPFSLEISIPESKLPQNGSVILNLYERGKDGEIIHTYPVLLERFNNHN is encoded by the coding sequence ATGAGGAAGGTCACTTTGTTGATCATTTTGTTGTTGATGGCCGTGGCACCTGTCCTGGCGATTGGAGAAGAAAAACAGACACCAGCAAATCTGGAATACAGTTTTTACATTGACCCCTTGGCTGGTCCTGATAAAGCTGAGTTTGAAATCGTCCTGCAAAACCAGGGGAATACAGAGCTTTCATTTGAATTCCCAACATCCCAGAAATACGAAATTACCGTCTTTGATGCCAATAAGAAAAAGGTGTATCAGTATTCTGAAGGAAAATCATTTACCCAGGCCTTTGAAACCTTGACCTTGAAACCACAGGGGAAAATGAAATGGATGGAGAGCTGGGATTACTCGACGGCAGGAAAAAGAGTCCCGGAAGGTGAATACACAGTCACTGCACAGTTGAAAGCAACAAGCATCAATGGAAAACCTGTCGGGGACAAAAAGCCGCTGACTGATACAAAGACAATGTATATCCCTGGGGAAAACCCTGTTTTTAATGGCGTAGTTTCAGAGGGGAACAAAGGCAATTATATAATAAAGGGTGAAGCCCGGCCAATCAATGGTAAGTTCTTTTATACTGTTGAGGATGGACATAATCAGTTGATCCCTGAAACAGAAGTTGCTCCAGGAGCAAAATATCCAAAATGGAAGCCGTTCTCGCTGGAAATATCAATACCAGAAAGCAAGCTTCCGCAAAATGGGTCAGTCATTCTTAATCTATACGAACGCGGCAAGGATGGCGAAATCATCCATACCTATCCAGTGTTGCTTGAAAGGTTCAATAATCATAATTAG
- a CDS encoding DUF3813 domain-containing protein has protein sequence MGNRLFQEARKAVQLAQSAEPAEQSAAINTAKNALSSAYANTTMAEKEQLRSFQDELNSIESK, from the coding sequence ATGGGAAACAGGCTTTTTCAGGAAGCTAGGAAGGCTGTCCAGTTAGCTCAGTCTGCGGAGCCTGCGGAACAGTCTGCAGCCATCAACACAGCTAAAAATGCTCTGTCATCAGCCTATGCCAATACGACAATGGCTGAAAAAGAGCAGCTTCGGTCATTTCAGGACGAGCTGAATTCAATTGAAAGCAAGTAA
- a CDS encoding Cof-type HAD-IIB family hydrolase, with translation MAEKHLIALDLDGTLLTDDKTISEKNKHVIKKAREAGHVVMIATGRPFRSSEMYYHELALDTPIVNFNGAFIHHPLDNSWGVHHSPLSIDVAKDIVEALDDFKFYNIIAEVIDDVYVHYHDEKLMDIFNMGNPNITTGDLRRYLKTSPTSMLIHADEEHVRKIRNHLSEVHAEVIDHRSWAAPFHVVEIVKNGLNKAVGLKKASDYFQIPADRIIAFGDEDNDLEMLEYAGRGIAMGNAVDEVKNIANDMTLTNEEDGIGVYLNDLLNLKAL, from the coding sequence ATGGCTGAAAAACATTTAATTGCTTTAGATCTTGATGGAACTTTACTTACAGATGATAAAACGATCTCAGAAAAGAACAAACACGTGATTAAAAAGGCACGGGAAGCAGGCCATGTTGTCATGATCGCGACAGGAAGACCATTCCGTTCGAGCGAGATGTACTACCATGAGCTTGCACTTGATACGCCAATCGTCAACTTCAACGGTGCGTTTATCCATCACCCGCTTGATAATAGCTGGGGAGTACACCATTCTCCGCTATCAATCGATGTGGCAAAGGATATAGTAGAAGCACTTGATGATTTCAAATTCTACAATATCATTGCCGAAGTAATCGACGATGTATATGTACATTATCATGATGAAAAATTGATGGACATTTTTAATATGGGAAATCCTAATATCACGACCGGTGATTTGAGAAGATATTTGAAGACATCTCCAACTAGTATGTTGATTCACGCTGATGAAGAGCATGTCCGTAAAATCCGTAACCATCTGTCAGAAGTCCATGCCGAAGTGATCGACCATAGAAGTTGGGCTGCTCCTTTCCATGTCGTCGAAATCGTTAAAAACGGTTTGAACAAAGCAGTTGGCTTAAAGAAAGCGTCAGATTACTTCCAAATCCCTGCTGATCGCATCATTGCTTTCGGGGATGAGGATAATGATTTGGAAATGCTCGAATACGCTGGGCGAGGAATCGCGATGGGCAATGCCGTCGACGAAGTGAAAAACATCGCCAACGACATGACATTGACAAACGAAGAAGATGGCATTGGCGTTTATTTGAACGACTTGCTTAATTTGAAGGCATTATAA
- the yjfP gene encoding esterase, translating to MILVEKKRLEHIPVLHIVKQKQFSDRMPLIVFLHGFTSTKERNMHYAYLFAEKGFRVIMPEAKYHGTRSEGLSEAELSFRFWEIVITSIEELSTIKQELVEEGLVDPARIGVAGTSMGGITTLGALAKYEWIKAGVSLMGNPSFEQFALWQLNEMEKRNVQIGLSQEQISSLLNQLKQYDLSLQPEKLNNRPLLFWHGKLDAVVPYQSAYDFYEQNRKNYKRLDGMFEFITDENAGHNVSNAGVEATASWFEKHI from the coding sequence TTGATTTTGGTCGAGAAGAAACGCTTAGAACATATTCCCGTTCTCCATATTGTAAAACAAAAGCAATTTTCAGATAGAATGCCTTTGATTGTTTTTCTCCATGGGTTCACGAGTACAAAAGAACGTAATATGCATTATGCTTACCTTTTTGCCGAAAAAGGCTTTAGGGTCATCATGCCAGAGGCGAAATATCACGGAACTCGCAGTGAAGGATTGTCAGAAGCTGAGCTTAGCTTCCGCTTTTGGGAAATCGTCATCACGTCTATTGAGGAGCTTTCGACGATCAAGCAGGAGCTGGTTGAGGAAGGCCTGGTGGACCCAGCAAGAATCGGCGTTGCCGGTACATCGATGGGCGGCATTACGACACTTGGAGCACTGGCAAAGTATGAATGGATAAAAGCAGGTGTCAGCCTGATGGGGAATCCTTCATTTGAGCAGTTCGCGCTATGGCAGCTGAACGAAATGGAAAAAAGGAATGTTCAGATAGGGTTATCCCAGGAACAAATATCAAGCTTGCTAAATCAGTTAAAACAGTACGACCTCAGCCTGCAGCCTGAAAAATTGAACAATCGTCCGCTGTTATTCTGGCATGGGAAATTAGATGCGGTCGTACCATATCAATCTGCGTATGATTTTTACGAGCAAAACAGGAAAAACTATAAGAGACTAGATGGTATGTTTGAATTCATCACAGATGAAAATGCTGGACACAATGTGTCAAATGCGGGTGTTGAGGCAACTGCAAGTTGGTTTGAAAAGCATATCTAA
- a CDS encoding metal-sulfur cluster assembly factor produces the protein MDEELKDSIMGALEMVVDPELGVDIVNLGLVYDVDLNDEGLATVTMTLTSMGCPLAGTIVEQVKLALADLPEVKDTEVNIVFNPPWSKDMMSRYAKIALGVRD, from the coding sequence ATGGATGAAGAATTAAAAGATAGCATTATGGGTGCGCTTGAGATGGTCGTTGACCCTGAACTTGGCGTCGATATCGTTAATTTAGGGCTTGTATATGATGTGGATTTGAACGATGAAGGACTTGCGACAGTGACAATGACATTGACTTCCATGGGCTGCCCGCTTGCAGGTACGATCGTTGAGCAGGTTAAATTGGCTCTTGCCGACCTTCCAGAAGTAAAAGATACCGAAGTTAATATCGTATTTAACCCACCATGGTCTAAGGACATGATGTCCCGTTATGCGAAAATCGCTTTAGGCGTAAGGGACTAA
- a CDS encoding TIGR04053 family radical SAM/SPASM domain-containing protein, with translation MMFDRDFNKDPFIVIWELTRACQLKCLHCRAEAQYRRDPRELSFEEGKSLIDQIYEMNNPMLVFTGGDPLMREDVFDIAEYAVKKGVRVSMTPSATPNVTKEAIEKAKSVGLSRWAFSIDGPTADVHDHFRGTAGSFDLTMERIKYLHELEIPIQINTVISRYNIEYLDEMAKMVEDLDCVLWSVFFLVPTGRGQEKDMISPVEHEKVFTWLYDLSKRVKFDIKTTAAQHYRRVVIQQKMREAKDHTEEIDYLTALTKEGLTGSIDGLGRAPKGVNDGNGFVFISHVGDVYPSGLLPVKAGNVREQPLAEIYRDSPVFKSLRNPDEYKGKCGVCEFRHVCGGSRSRAYAMTGDYLESEPFCVYIPKALRKQKQES, from the coding sequence ATGATGTTTGATAGAGATTTTAACAAAGACCCATTCATTGTGATTTGGGAATTAACCAGAGCCTGCCAATTAAAATGCCTGCACTGTCGTGCGGAGGCACAATATAGAAGAGATCCGCGTGAATTGTCCTTTGAAGAAGGTAAATCACTGATTGACCAAATATATGAAATGAATAATCCGATGCTTGTGTTCACGGGTGGGGACCCGTTGATGAGGGAGGATGTTTTTGATATTGCCGAGTATGCCGTAAAAAAAGGCGTGCGTGTTTCGATGACACCAAGTGCGACACCTAATGTGACGAAGGAAGCTATTGAAAAGGCGAAGTCGGTTGGACTATCCCGCTGGGCGTTCAGCATCGACGGTCCTACAGCTGACGTCCACGATCACTTCAGGGGAACAGCCGGCTCTTTTGATCTGACAATGGAAAGAATCAAGTATTTGCATGAGCTGGAAATCCCGATTCAAATCAATACTGTTATCTCCCGCTATAATATTGAGTATTTAGATGAAATGGCCAAGATGGTGGAAGATTTGGATTGTGTTCTTTGGAGTGTGTTCTTCCTTGTTCCGACAGGACGCGGCCAGGAAAAGGACATGATCTCACCTGTGGAGCATGAAAAAGTCTTCACCTGGCTATATGATTTAAGCAAGAGGGTTAAGTTCGACATTAAAACGACTGCGGCGCAGCATTATCGACGGGTTGTCATCCAGCAAAAAATGCGCGAAGCAAAGGATCATACAGAAGAAATAGATTATTTGACCGCGCTGACGAAGGAAGGATTAACTGGATCCATCGACGGCCTTGGACGTGCGCCAAAAGGAGTCAACGATGGCAATGGTTTTGTGTTTATATCCCACGTTGGAGATGTCTATCCAAGCGGACTGCTGCCTGTAAAAGCAGGGAACGTAAGGGAACAGCCGCTTGCTGAAATTTACAGGGATTCTCCTGTCTTCAAGTCTTTGAGGAATCCTGACGAGTACAAGGGGAAATGTGGAGTATGCGAGTTCAGGCATGTATGCGGGGGTTCACGTTCAAGAGCATATGCCATGACTGGTGATTACCTGGAGAGCGAGCCATTCTGCGTATACATTCCTAAAGCGTTGAGAAAACAAAAGCAGGAGAGCTGA
- a CDS encoding Crp/Fnr family transcriptional regulator — protein MPNTTKVTHSIEIKELLQFADRTIHVPKGSYLFQEGMEAEELYLILGGKVQISKVTQDGRELALRICGENDICGELTLFTDAPKYLLSALILEDAKIAAIRKDVIEKEIFHNPKLAFEFMKWMSDHFRKTQTKFRDLVLNGKKGALFSTLIRMTNSYGVQKDTGILIDLPLTNQELANFCGTSRESTNRILNELKREGIISVKKGKILVHDVDYLRQEIGCENCPAVFCSID, from the coding sequence ATGCCAAACACAACTAAAGTAACTCATTCAATTGAAATTAAAGAATTACTCCAGTTTGCCGACCGGACGATCCATGTGCCAAAAGGTTCATATCTGTTCCAGGAAGGCATGGAGGCTGAGGAACTTTACTTGATCCTGGGCGGCAAGGTCCAAATCAGCAAAGTCACCCAGGATGGCCGCGAGCTTGCCTTAAGAATCTGCGGAGAGAACGATATTTGCGGAGAATTGACACTTTTTACTGATGCACCTAAGTACCTCTTAAGTGCGCTTATCCTGGAAGATGCGAAAATCGCAGCAATCAGAAAAGATGTAATTGAAAAGGAGATATTCCACAATCCGAAACTTGCATTTGAATTCATGAAGTGGATGAGCGATCATTTCCGCAAAACACAGACTAAATTCCGCGACTTAGTACTTAACGGAAAAAAAGGGGCACTATTCTCCACCTTGATCCGAATGACTAACAGCTATGGAGTCCAGAAAGATACCGGCATTCTGATTGACCTGCCGCTGACAAACCAGGAGCTGGCCAATTTCTGCGGAACATCCCGCGAAAGCACGAATCGCATCCTGAATGAACTGAAGCGAGAGGGAATCATTTCTGTTAAAAAAGGGAAAATCCTTGTCCATGATGTGGATTATTTGCGCCAGGAAATCGGCTGCGAGAACTGCCCGGCTGTTTTTTGTTCAATAGATTAA
- a CDS encoding nitrate/nitrite transporter produces the protein MRTQKVQLPLQTLSLVAGFMVWVILSALMPFIKEDIQLTSNQIAMATAIPVVLGSILRIPIGYWTNKYGARKLFLISFAFLLLPVYFISIADSYSDLLIGGLFVGIGGAIFSVGVTSLPKYYPKERHGFVNGIYGVGNLGTAVTTFSAPAVAAQLGWQPTVKLFMILLSAFVFLNYFLGDKKEPKVVTPLGEQIQSVYKNQKLWALSLFYFLTFGSFVAFTIYLPNFLVSHFELDKVDAGLRTAGFIALATFFRPIGGWLGDKFNSFVILMVVFAGMTISGILLSFTPSLTLYTIGCLTVAISAGIGNGTVFKLVPLYFSKQAGIVNGIVSAMGGLGGFFPPLMLAFLFNLTGHYAIGFMALSQVALASLIIVIWMYYQDKLSLAKNIIDHTAEGIMVTDVKGTIEKVNPAFTTVTGYSAEEVIGKNPRILQSGKHGEDFYKEMWKSVNELGFWHGQIWNKKKNGTIYPEWLTISPVKNEAGEIKNFVGMFSEISVKSK, from the coding sequence ATGAGAACACAAAAAGTGCAACTGCCTCTCCAAACGCTCAGTCTTGTTGCAGGGTTTATGGTATGGGTTATTTTATCGGCATTAATGCCCTTCATCAAAGAGGATATACAGCTGACTTCGAACCAGATTGCGATGGCTACTGCCATACCAGTCGTCCTCGGCTCTATCCTGAGAATCCCGATTGGTTACTGGACAAACAAATATGGCGCACGAAAACTGTTCTTGATCAGCTTTGCATTCCTTCTGTTACCGGTATACTTCATTAGTATCGCTGATTCCTATTCTGATTTGTTAATAGGGGGCTTGTTTGTCGGTATTGGGGGAGCGATATTCTCTGTAGGTGTAACATCGCTGCCGAAGTACTATCCAAAAGAACGACACGGTTTCGTTAACGGTATATATGGAGTCGGAAACCTTGGGACAGCCGTTACAACATTTTCTGCGCCTGCCGTTGCAGCACAGTTAGGCTGGCAGCCAACAGTCAAACTTTTTATGATCTTGCTTAGTGCATTTGTTTTCCTTAACTATTTCTTGGGTGATAAAAAAGAGCCCAAGGTCGTTACTCCTTTAGGGGAGCAAATCCAGAGCGTATACAAAAACCAGAAGCTTTGGGCTTTAAGCCTGTTCTACTTTTTAACTTTTGGTTCATTTGTAGCCTTCACGATCTATTTGCCGAATTTCCTCGTATCGCATTTCGAGCTTGATAAAGTAGATGCTGGCCTTAGGACTGCAGGCTTTATCGCACTGGCAACATTTTTCAGGCCGATTGGCGGCTGGCTGGGTGATAAATTCAACTCGTTTGTCATTTTAATGGTGGTGTTTGCTGGAATGACAATTTCGGGGATACTGCTCTCGTTCACGCCTTCATTGACGCTGTATACGATTGGCTGTCTCACAGTCGCAATCAGTGCCGGTATTGGGAATGGGACTGTATTTAAACTTGTACCGCTTTATTTTTCAAAGCAAGCAGGTATCGTCAACGGGATTGTCTCTGCGATGGGCGGCTTAGGAGGCTTTTTCCCGCCGCTTATGCTGGCATTCCTGTTCAACCTTACCGGACACTACGCAATTGGTTTCATGGCATTATCCCAGGTGGCACTGGCAAGCTTGATCATCGTTATCTGGATGTACTATCAGGATAAATTAAGTCTCGCTAAAAATATCATCGACCACACAGCAGAGGGAATCATGGTTACAGATGTAAAAGGAACAATTGAAAAAGTAAATCCAGCCTTCACGACTGTTACTGGCTACAGTGCAGAAGAAGTCATCGGAAAAAATCCCCGCATCCTGCAATCGGGCAAGCATGGAGAAGACTTTTATAAGGAAATGTGGAAATCTGTAAACGAGCTTGGATTCTGGCATGGGCAAATTTGGAACAAAAAGAAGAACGGTACCATTTACCCTGAATGGCTCACAATCAGCCCTGTAAAAAATGAAGCAGGTGAAATCAAGAACTTTGTCGGCATGTTCAGTGAAATCTCTGTTAAAAGCAAATAA
- the moaA gene encoding GTP 3',8-cyclase MoaA: MVKSIIKDQLNRPLRDLRISVIDRCNFRCQYCMPAEIFGPDFAFLPKSELLSYEEIERVAKLFIELGVEKIRLTGGEPLMRKDLPILVKMLNEIEGLKDIALTTNGVMLPKYADELYAAGLKRVNISLDSLKDELFGQINGRNVGVGPVLKGIEAAKKAGLGVKINTVIKKGLNDSEIIPMAEFCKKEGLELRYIEYMDVGSTNGWKMDDVITKKQIHDLISEHYELEPVDPEYFGEVAKKYRYKGTDINVGFISSVSESFCSSCTRSRLSANGQIFTCLFNGNGHDIRDFMRAGASDDELRARITDVWNHRTDRYSDERTAETVANRKKIEMSYIGG, translated from the coding sequence ATGGTAAAAAGCATAATAAAAGACCAATTAAATAGACCGCTCCGCGACTTGCGTATTTCTGTTATAGATCGATGCAATTTCCGCTGTCAGTATTGTATGCCTGCTGAAATTTTCGGACCTGATTTCGCGTTCTTGCCTAAAAGCGAACTGCTGTCATATGAAGAAATTGAGCGTGTGGCCAAATTATTCATTGAACTAGGTGTAGAAAAAATCAGGCTTACAGGCGGCGAGCCGTTAATGCGAAAGGATTTGCCAATTCTCGTAAAAATGCTGAATGAAATTGAAGGATTGAAGGATATCGCTTTGACCACTAATGGTGTAATGCTGCCGAAATATGCTGATGAGCTGTATGCTGCAGGCCTGAAACGTGTCAATATCAGTCTGGACAGTCTAAAAGATGAACTGTTCGGTCAAATCAATGGCCGGAATGTTGGTGTTGGACCGGTATTAAAAGGAATTGAAGCAGCTAAGAAAGCTGGCTTGGGTGTAAAAATCAATACGGTAATCAAAAAGGGGCTCAATGATTCTGAAATCATTCCAATGGCTGAATTCTGCAAAAAAGAAGGCCTGGAGCTTCGTTATATTGAATACATGGATGTGGGCAGCACGAACGGCTGGAAAATGGATGATGTCATCACAAAGAAGCAGATTCATGACTTAATCAGCGAGCACTATGAACTAGAGCCAGTTGATCCGGAATACTTCGGGGAAGTCGCTAAAAAATACCGGTATAAAGGTACTGATATCAATGTCGGCTTCATTTCTTCTGTATCAGAGTCATTCTGCTCAAGCTGCACAAGGTCACGTTTGTCTGCGAACGGCCAGATTTTCACATGCCTGTTCAACGGGAATGGCCATGATATCCGCGACTTCATGCGCGCCGGTGCTTCAGATGATGAACTTCGCGCACGAATTACGGACGTGTGGAACCATAGAACGGACCGCTATTCAGATGAACGTACGGCTGAAACAGTTGCGAACAGAAAGAAAATTGAAATGTCCTATATTGGCGGTTAA